Proteins found in one Quercus robur chromosome 2, dhQueRobu3.1, whole genome shotgun sequence genomic segment:
- the LOC126713035 gene encoding extensin-like isoform X5: MGKMRSSMASLMLTVLVAIVSLSLPSETNANYPYASPPPPPYHYTSPPPPPYHPAPHYPPHFPPHHPVHSPPPPVPVKPVHPPHHPPHHPHYPPHLPPHHPPPKKPYKYFSPPPPVKPHYPPHYPPHHPVHPPHYPPHHPVHPPHHPVHPPHYPPHIPPHHPPTPVYKYKSPPPPPAHPVLPPYKYKSPPPPPPVYKYKSPPPPPPHPVLPPYKYKSPPPPPPVYKYKSPPPPSPHPKPVYKYKSPPPPPPVYKYKSPPPPPPHPKPVYKYKSPPPPPPVYKYKSPPPPPPHPKPVYKYKSPPPPPPHPVLPPYKYKSPPPPPPVYKYKSPPPPPPHPVLPPYYYKSPPPPPPHPKPVYKYKSPPPPPPHPVLPPYKYKSPPPPPPVYKYKSPPPPPPHPQPHPYPHPHPHPHPHPHPKPVYKYKSPPPPPPVYKYKSPPPPPPHPHPHPLPHPHPHPHPHPLPHPHPHPHPHPVPHPTLPPYAYKSPPPPPPVYKYKSPPPPPPHYIYSSPPPPHY; encoded by the exons ATGGGGAAAATGAGGTCCTCAATGGCCTCTCTCATGCTCACTGTCTTAGTAGCAATAGTCTCACTTAGCTTGCCATCAGAAACCAACGCAAACTACCCATATGCctctcctccaccacctccttacCACTAcacatcaccaccaccacctccttaCCACCCAGCACCACACTACCCACCACACTTTCCACCCCACCACCCAGTGCACTCTCCTCCTCCACCAGTACCAGTGAAGCCAGTGCATCCACCACACCACCCACCACACCACCCACATTATCCACCACACCTTCCACCCCACCACCCACCACCCAAGAAGCCCTACAAGTACTTCTCTCCTCCACCACCTGTTAAACCACACTATCCTCCTCATTATCCACCACACCACCCAGTGCACCCACCACATTACCCACCACACCACCCAGTGCATCCACCACACCACCCAGTGCACCCACCACATTACCCACCACATATCCCACCACATCACCCACCTACTCCAGTTTACAAGTACaagtctcctcctccaccaccagCACACCCCGTACTCCCACCATATAAGTACAagtctcctcctccacctcctcctGTTTACAAGTACAAGTCTCCTCCACCACCCCCACCACACCCAGTACTCCCACCATATAAGTACAagtctcctcctcctcctcctcctgtTTATAAGTACAAGTCTCCTCCACCACCCTCACCACACCCAAAACCAGTTTACAAATACAagtctcctcctccacctcctc CAGTTTACAAATACAAGTCTCCTCCCCCACCCCCACCACACCCAAAACCAGTTTACAAGTACAagtctcctcctccacctcctcctGTTTACAAGTACAAGTCTCCTCCCCCACCCCCACCACACCCAAAACCAGTTTACAAGTACAAGTCTCCTCCACCACCCCCACCACACCCAGTACTCCCACCATATAAGTACAagtctcctcctccacctcctcctGTTTACAAGTACAAGTCTCCTCCACCACCCCCACCACACCCAGTACTCCCACCATATTACTACAAGTCTCCTCCCCCACCCCCACCACACCCAAAACCAGTTTACAAGTACAAGTCTCCTCCACCACCCCCACCACACCCAGTACTCCCACCATATAAGTACAagtctcctcctcctccaccaccagTTTACAAGTACAAGTCTCCTCCACCACCCCcaccacacccacaaccacacCCCTAccctcaccctcaccctcacccacacccacacccacacccaaaACCAGTTTACAAGTACAAGTcccctcctccaccaccaccagttTACAAATACAAGTCTCCTCCACCACCCccaccacacccacacccacacccattaccacacccacacccacacccacacccacacccattACCACACCCACatccacacccacacccacacccagtTCCCCACCCAACACTCCCACCATACGCATATAagtctcctcctccacctcctccagTCTACAAGTACAAGTccccacctccaccaccaccacactaCATCTACTCATCACCCCCTCCTCCTCACTACTAG
- the LOC126713035 gene encoding extensin-like isoform X39: MGKMRSSMASLMLTVLVAIVSLSLPSETNANYPYASPPPPPYHYTSPPPPPYHPAPHYPPHFPPHHPVHSPPPPVPVKPVHPPHHPPHHPHYPPHLPPHHPPPKKPYKYFSPPPPVKPHYPPHYPPHHPVHPPHYPPHHPVHPPHHPVHPPHYPPHIPPHHPPTPVYKYKSPPPPPAHPVLPPYKYKSPPPPPPVYKYKSPPPPPPHPVLPPYKYKSPPPPPPVYKYKSPPPPPPHPVLPPYKYKSPPPPPPVYKYKSPPPPPPHPVLPPYYYKSPPPPPPHPKPVYKYKSPPPPPPHPVLPPYKYKSPPPPPPVYKYKSPPPPPPHPQPHPYPHPHPHPHPHPHPKPVYKYKSPPPPPPVYKYKSPPPPPPHPHPHPLPHPHPHPHPHPLPHPHPHPHPHPVPHPTLPPYAYKSPPPPPPVYKYKSPPPPPPHYIYSSPPPPHY; this comes from the exons ATGGGGAAAATGAGGTCCTCAATGGCCTCTCTCATGCTCACTGTCTTAGTAGCAATAGTCTCACTTAGCTTGCCATCAGAAACCAACGCAAACTACCCATATGCctctcctccaccacctccttacCACTAcacatcaccaccaccacctccttaCCACCCAGCACCACACTACCCACCACACTTTCCACCCCACCACCCAGTGCACTCTCCTCCTCCACCAGTACCAGTGAAGCCAGTGCATCCACCACACCACCCACCACACCACCCACATTATCCACCACACCTTCCACCCCACCACCCACCACCCAAGAAGCCCTACAAGTACTTCTCTCCTCCACCACCTGTTAAACCACACTATCCTCCTCATTATCCACCACACCACCCAGTGCACCCACCACATTACCCACCACACCACCCAGTGCATCCACCACACCACCCAGTGCACCCACCACATTACCCACCACATATCCCACCACATCACCCACCTACTCCAGTTTACAAGTACaagtctcctcctccaccaccagCACACCCCGTACTCCCACCATATAAGTACAagtctcctcctccacctcctcctGTTTACAAGTACAAGTCTCCTCCACCACCCCCACCACACCCAGTACTCCCACCATATAAGTACAagtctcctcctcctcctcctc CAGTTTACAAGTACAAGTCTCCTCCACCACCCCCACCACACCCAGTACTCCCACCATATAAGTACAagtctcctcctccacctcctcctGTTTACAAGTACAAGTCTCCTCCACCACCCCCACCACACCCAGTACTCCCACCATATTACTACAAGTCTCCTCCCCCACCCCCACCACACCCAAAACCAGTTTACAAGTACAAGTCTCCTCCACCACCCCCACCACACCCAGTACTCCCACCATATAAGTACAagtctcctcctcctccaccaccagTTTACAAGTACAAGTCTCCTCCACCACCCCcaccacacccacaaccacacCCCTAccctcaccctcaccctcacccacacccacacccacacccaaaACCAGTTTACAAGTACAAGTcccctcctccaccaccaccagttTACAAATACAAGTCTCCTCCACCACCCccaccacacccacacccacacccattaccacacccacacccacacccacacccacacccattACCACACCCACatccacacccacacccacacccagtTCCCCACCCAACACTCCCACCATACGCATATAagtctcctcctccacctcctccagTCTACAAGTACAAGTccccacctccaccaccaccacactaCATCTACTCATCACCCCCTCCTCCTCACTACTAG
- the LOC126713035 gene encoding extensin-like isoform X36, whose amino-acid sequence MGKMRSSMASLMLTVLVAIVSLSLPSETNANYPYASPPPPPYHYTSPPPPPYHPAPHYPPHFPPHHPVHSPPPPVPVKPVHPPHHPPHHPHYPPHLPPHHPPPKKPYKYFSPPPPVKPHYPPHYPPHHPVHPPHYPPHHPVHPPHHPVHPPHYPPHIPPHHPPTPVYKYKSPPPPPAHPVLPPYKYKSPPPPPPVYKYKSPPPPPPHPVLPPYKYKSPPPPPPVYKYKSPPPPPPVYKYKSPPPPPPHPVLPPYKYKSPPPPPPVYKYKSPPPPPPHPVLPPYYYKSPPPPPPHPKPVYKYKSPPPPPPHPVLPPYKYKSPPPPPPVYKYKSPPPPPPHPQPHPYPHPHPHPHPHPHPKPVYKYKSPPPPPPVYKYKSPPPPPPHPHPHPLPHPHPHPHPHPLPHPHPHPHPHPVPHPTLPPYAYKSPPPPPPVYKYKSPPPPPPHYIYSSPPPPHY is encoded by the exons ATGGGGAAAATGAGGTCCTCAATGGCCTCTCTCATGCTCACTGTCTTAGTAGCAATAGTCTCACTTAGCTTGCCATCAGAAACCAACGCAAACTACCCATATGCctctcctccaccacctccttacCACTAcacatcaccaccaccacctccttaCCACCCAGCACCACACTACCCACCACACTTTCCACCCCACCACCCAGTGCACTCTCCTCCTCCACCAGTACCAGTGAAGCCAGTGCATCCACCACACCACCCACCACACCACCCACATTATCCACCACACCTTCCACCCCACCACCCACCACCCAAGAAGCCCTACAAGTACTTCTCTCCTCCACCACCTGTTAAACCACACTATCCTCCTCATTATCCACCACACCACCCAGTGCACCCACCACATTACCCACCACACCACCCAGTGCATCCACCACACCACCCAGTGCACCCACCACATTACCCACCACATATCCCACCACATCACCCACCTACTCCAGTTTACAAGTACaagtctcctcctccaccaccagCACACCCCGTACTCCCACCATATAAGTACAagtctcctcctccacctcctcctGTTTACAAGTACAAGTCTCCTCCACCACCCCCACCACACCCAGTACTCCCACCATATAAGTACAagtctcctcctcctcctcctc CAGTTTACAAGTACAagtctcctcctccacctcctc CAGTTTACAAGTACAAGTCTCCTCCACCACCCCCACCACACCCAGTACTCCCACCATATAAGTACAagtctcctcctccacctcctcctGTTTACAAGTACAAGTCTCCTCCACCACCCCCACCACACCCAGTACTCCCACCATATTACTACAAGTCTCCTCCCCCACCCCCACCACACCCAAAACCAGTTTACAAGTACAAGTCTCCTCCACCACCCCCACCACACCCAGTACTCCCACCATATAAGTACAagtctcctcctcctccaccaccagTTTACAAGTACAAGTCTCCTCCACCACCCCcaccacacccacaaccacacCCCTAccctcaccctcaccctcacccacacccacacccacacccaaaACCAGTTTACAAGTACAAGTcccctcctccaccaccaccagttTACAAATACAAGTCTCCTCCACCACCCccaccacacccacacccacacccattaccacacccacacccacacccacacccacacccattACCACACCCACatccacacccacacccacacccagtTCCCCACCCAACACTCCCACCATACGCATATAagtctcctcctccacctcctccagTCTACAAGTACAAGTccccacctccaccaccaccacactaCATCTACTCATCACCCCCTCCTCCTCACTACTAG
- the LOC126713035 gene encoding extensin-like isoform X26: MGKMRSSMASLMLTVLVAIVSLSLPSETNANYPYASPPPPPYHYTSPPPPPYHPAPHYPPHFPPHHPVHSPPPPVPVKPVHPPHHPPHHPHYPPHLPPHHPPPKKPYKYFSPPPPVKPHYPPHYPPHHPVHPPHYPPHHPVHPPHHPVHPPHYPPHIPPHHPPTPVYKYKSPPPPPAHPVLPPYKYKSPPPPPPVYKYKSPPPPPPHPVLPPYKYKSPPPPPPVYKYKSPPPPPPHPKPVYKYKSPPPPPPVYKYKSPPPPPPHPVLPPYKYKSPPPPPPVYKYKSPPPPPPHPVLPPYYYKSPPPPPPHPKPVYKYKSPPPPPPHPVLPPYKYKSPPPPPPVYKYKSPPPPPPHPQPHPYPHPHPHPHPHPHPKPVYKYKSPPPPPPVYKYKSPPPPPPHPHPHPLPHPHPHPHPHPLPHPHPHPHPHPVPHPTLPPYAYKSPPPPPPVYKYKSPPPPPPHYIYSSPPPPHY; encoded by the exons ATGGGGAAAATGAGGTCCTCAATGGCCTCTCTCATGCTCACTGTCTTAGTAGCAATAGTCTCACTTAGCTTGCCATCAGAAACCAACGCAAACTACCCATATGCctctcctccaccacctccttacCACTAcacatcaccaccaccacctccttaCCACCCAGCACCACACTACCCACCACACTTTCCACCCCACCACCCAGTGCACTCTCCTCCTCCACCAGTACCAGTGAAGCCAGTGCATCCACCACACCACCCACCACACCACCCACATTATCCACCACACCTTCCACCCCACCACCCACCACCCAAGAAGCCCTACAAGTACTTCTCTCCTCCACCACCTGTTAAACCACACTATCCTCCTCATTATCCACCACACCACCCAGTGCACCCACCACATTACCCACCACACCACCCAGTGCATCCACCACACCACCCAGTGCACCCACCACATTACCCACCACATATCCCACCACATCACCCACCTACTCCAGTTTACAAGTACaagtctcctcctccaccaccagCACACCCCGTACTCCCACCATATAAGTACAagtctcctcctccacctcctcctGTTTACAAGTACAAGTCTCCTCCACCACCCCCACCACACCCAGTACTCCCACCATATAAGTACAagtctcctcctcctcctcctc CAGTTTACAAATACAAGTCTCCTCCCCCACCCCCACCACACCCAAAACCAGTTTACAAGTACAagtctcctcctccacctcctc CAGTTTACAAGTACAAGTCTCCTCCACCACCCCCACCACACCCAGTACTCCCACCATATAAGTACAagtctcctcctccacctcctcctGTTTACAAGTACAAGTCTCCTCCACCACCCCCACCACACCCAGTACTCCCACCATATTACTACAAGTCTCCTCCCCCACCCCCACCACACCCAAAACCAGTTTACAAGTACAAGTCTCCTCCACCACCCCCACCACACCCAGTACTCCCACCATATAAGTACAagtctcctcctcctccaccaccagTTTACAAGTACAAGTCTCCTCCACCACCCCcaccacacccacaaccacacCCCTAccctcaccctcaccctcacccacacccacacccacacccaaaACCAGTTTACAAGTACAAGTcccctcctccaccaccaccagttTACAAATACAAGTCTCCTCCACCACCCccaccacacccacacccacacccattaccacacccacacccacacccacacccacacccattACCACACCCACatccacacccacacccacacccagtTCCCCACCCAACACTCCCACCATACGCATATAagtctcctcctccacctcctccagTCTACAAGTACAAGTccccacctccaccaccaccacactaCATCTACTCATCACCCCCTCCTCCTCACTACTAG
- the LOC126713035 gene encoding extensin-like isoform X23, whose product MGKMRSSMASLMLTVLVAIVSLSLPSETNANYPYASPPPPPYHYTSPPPPPYHPAPHYPPHFPPHHPVHSPPPPVPVKPVHPPHHPPHHPHYPPHLPPHHPPPKKPYKYFSPPPPVKPHYPPHYPPHHPVHPPHYPPHHPVHPPHHPVHPPHYPPHIPPHHPPTPVYKYKSPPPPPAHPVLPPYKYKSPPPPPPVYKYKSPPPPPPHPVLPPYKYKSPPPPPPVYKYKSPPPPSPHPKPVYKYKSPPPPPPVYKYKSPPPPPPHPKPVYKYKSPPPPPPHPKPVYKYKSPPPPPPHPVLPPYYYKSPPPPPPHPKPVYKYKSPPPPPPHPVLPPYKYKSPPPPPPVYKYKSPPPPPPHPQPHPYPHPHPHPHPHPHPKPVYKYKSPPPPPPVYKYKSPPPPPPHPHPHPLPHPHPHPHPHPLPHPHPHPHPHPVPHPTLPPYAYKSPPPPPPVYKYKSPPPPPPHYIYSSPPPPHY is encoded by the exons ATGGGGAAAATGAGGTCCTCAATGGCCTCTCTCATGCTCACTGTCTTAGTAGCAATAGTCTCACTTAGCTTGCCATCAGAAACCAACGCAAACTACCCATATGCctctcctccaccacctccttacCACTAcacatcaccaccaccacctccttaCCACCCAGCACCACACTACCCACCACACTTTCCACCCCACCACCCAGTGCACTCTCCTCCTCCACCAGTACCAGTGAAGCCAGTGCATCCACCACACCACCCACCACACCACCCACATTATCCACCACACCTTCCACCCCACCACCCACCACCCAAGAAGCCCTACAAGTACTTCTCTCCTCCACCACCTGTTAAACCACACTATCCTCCTCATTATCCACCACACCACCCAGTGCACCCACCACATTACCCACCACACCACCCAGTGCATCCACCACACCACCCAGTGCACCCACCACATTACCCACCACATATCCCACCACATCACCCACCTACTCCAGTTTACAAGTACaagtctcctcctccaccaccagCACACCCCGTACTCCCACCATATAAGTACAagtctcctcctccacctcctcctGTTTACAAGTACAAGTCTCCTCCACCACCCCCACCACACCCAGTACTCCCACCATATAAGTACAagtctcctcctcctcctcctcctgtTTATAAGTACAAGTCTCCTCCACCACCCTCACCACACCCAAAACCAGTTTACAAATACAagtctcctcctccacctcctcctGTTTACAAGTACAAGTCTCCTCCCCCACCCCCACCACACCCAAAACCAGTTTACAAATACAAGTCTCCTCCCCCACCCCCACCACACCCAAAACCAGTTTACAAGTACAagtctcctcctccac CCCCACCACACCCAGTACTCCCACCATATTACTACAAGTCTCCTCCCCCACCCCCACCACACCCAAAACCAGTTTACAAGTACAAGTCTCCTCCACCACCCCCACCACACCCAGTACTCCCACCATATAAGTACAagtctcctcctcctccaccaccagTTTACAAGTACAAGTCTCCTCCACCACCCCcaccacacccacaaccacacCCCTAccctcaccctcaccctcacccacacccacacccacacccaaaACCAGTTTACAAGTACAAGTcccctcctccaccaccaccagttTACAAATACAAGTCTCCTCCACCACCCccaccacacccacacccacacccattaccacacccacacccacacccacacccacacccattACCACACCCACatccacacccacacccacacccagtTCCCCACCCAACACTCCCACCATACGCATATAagtctcctcctccacctcctccagTCTACAAGTACAAGTccccacctccaccaccaccacactaCATCTACTCATCACCCCCTCCTCCTCACTACTAG
- the LOC126713035 gene encoding extensin-like isoform X18, which yields MGKMRSSMASLMLTVLVAIVSLSLPSETNANYPYASPPPPPYHYTSPPPPPYHPAPHYPPHFPPHHPVHSPPPPVPVKPVHPPHHPPHHPHYPPHLPPHHPPPKKPYKYFSPPPPVKPHYPPHYPPHHPVHPPHYPPHHPVHPPHHPVHPPHYPPHIPPHHPPTPVYKYKSPPPPPAHPVLPPYKYKSPPPPPPVYKYKSPPPPPPHPVLPPYKYKSPPPPPPVYKYKSPPPPPPHPKPVYKYKSPPPPPPVYKYKSPPPPPPHPKPVYKYKSPPPPPPHPVLPPYKYKSPPPPPPVYKYKSPPPPPPHPVLPPYYYKSPPPPPPHPKPVYKYKSPPPPPPHPVLPPYKYKSPPPPPPVYKYKSPPPPPPHPQPHPYPHPHPHPHPHPHPKPVYKYKSPPPPPPVYKYKSPPPPPPHPHPHPLPHPHPHPHPHPLPHPHPHPHPHPVPHPTLPPYAYKSPPPPPPVYKYKSPPPPPPHYIYSSPPPPHY from the exons ATGGGGAAAATGAGGTCCTCAATGGCCTCTCTCATGCTCACTGTCTTAGTAGCAATAGTCTCACTTAGCTTGCCATCAGAAACCAACGCAAACTACCCATATGCctctcctccaccacctccttacCACTAcacatcaccaccaccacctccttaCCACCCAGCACCACACTACCCACCACACTTTCCACCCCACCACCCAGTGCACTCTCCTCCTCCACCAGTACCAGTGAAGCCAGTGCATCCACCACACCACCCACCACACCACCCACATTATCCACCACACCTTCCACCCCACCACCCACCACCCAAGAAGCCCTACAAGTACTTCTCTCCTCCACCACCTGTTAAACCACACTATCCTCCTCATTATCCACCACACCACCCAGTGCACCCACCACATTACCCACCACACCACCCAGTGCATCCACCACACCACCCAGTGCACCCACCACATTACCCACCACATATCCCACCACATCACCCACCTACTCCAGTTTACAAGTACaagtctcctcctccaccaccagCACACCCCGTACTCCCACCATATAAGTACAagtctcctcctccacctcctcctGTTTACAAGTACAAGTCTCCTCCACCACCCCCACCACACCCAGTACTCCCACCATATAAGTACAagtctcctcctcctcctcctc CAGTTTACAAATACAAGTCTCCTCCCCCACCCCCACCACACCCAAAACCAGTTTACAAGTACAagtctcctcctccacctcctcctGTTTACAAGTACAAGTCTCCTCCCCCACCCCCACCACACCCAAAACCAGTTTACAAGTACAAGTCTCCTCCACCACCCCCACCACACCCAGTACTCCCACCATATAAGTACAagtctcctcctccacctcctcctGTTTACAAGTACAAGTCTCCTCCACCACCCCCACCACACCCAGTACTCCCACCATATTACTACAAGTCTCCTCCCCCACCCCCACCACACCCAAAACCAGTTTACAAGTACAAGTCTCCTCCACCACCCCCACCACACCCAGTACTCCCACCATATAAGTACAagtctcctcctcctccaccaccagTTTACAAGTACAAGTCTCCTCCACCACCCCcaccacacccacaaccacacCCCTAccctcaccctcaccctcacccacacccacacccacacccaaaACCAGTTTACAAGTACAAGTcccctcctccaccaccaccagttTACAAATACAAGTCTCCTCCACCACCCccaccacacccacacccacacccattaccacacccacacccacacccacacccacacccattACCACACCCACatccacacccacacccacacccagtTCCCCACCCAACACTCCCACCATACGCATATAagtctcctcctccacctcctccagTCTACAAGTACAAGTccccacctccaccaccaccacactaCATCTACTCATCACCCCCTCCTCCTCACTACTAG
- the LOC126713035 gene encoding extensin-like isoform X35, translating to MGKMRSSMASLMLTVLVAIVSLSLPSETNANYPYASPPPPPYHYTSPPPPPYHPAPHYPPHFPPHHPVHSPPPPVPVKPVHPPHHPPHHPHYPPHLPPHHPPPKKPYKYFSPPPPVKPHYPPHYPPHHPVHPPHYPPHHPVHPPHHPVHPPHYPPHIPPHHPPTPVYKYKSPPPPPAHPVLPPYKYKSPPPPPPVYKYKSPPPPPPHPVLPPYKYKSPPPPPPVYKYKSPPPPSPHPKPVYKYKSPPPPPPVYKYKSPPPPPPHPKPVYKYKSPPPPPPHPKPVYKYKSPPPPPPHPKPVYKYKSPPPPPPHPVLPPYKYKSPPPPPPVYKYKSPPPPPPHPQPHPYPHPHPHPHPHPHPKPVYKYKSPPPPPPVYKYKSPPPPPPHPHPHPLPHPHPHPHPHPLPHPHPHPHPHPVPHPTLPPYAYKSPPPPPPVYKYKSPPPPPPHYIYSSPPPPHY from the exons ATGGGGAAAATGAGGTCCTCAATGGCCTCTCTCATGCTCACTGTCTTAGTAGCAATAGTCTCACTTAGCTTGCCATCAGAAACCAACGCAAACTACCCATATGCctctcctccaccacctccttacCACTAcacatcaccaccaccacctccttaCCACCCAGCACCACACTACCCACCACACTTTCCACCCCACCACCCAGTGCACTCTCCTCCTCCACCAGTACCAGTGAAGCCAGTGCATCCACCACACCACCCACCACACCACCCACATTATCCACCACACCTTCCACCCCACCACCCACCACCCAAGAAGCCCTACAAGTACTTCTCTCCTCCACCACCTGTTAAACCACACTATCCTCCTCATTATCCACCACACCACCCAGTGCACCCACCACATTACCCACCACACCACCCAGTGCATCCACCACACCACCCAGTGCACCCACCACATTACCCACCACATATCCCACCACATCACCCACCTACTCCAGTTTACAAGTACaagtctcctcctccaccaccagCACACCCCGTACTCCCACCATATAAGTACAagtctcctcctccacctcctcctGTTTACAAGTACAAGTCTCCTCCACCACCCCCACCACACCCAGTACTCCCACCATATAAGTACAagtctcctcctcctcctcctcctgtTTATAAGTACAAGTCTCCTCCACCACCCTCACCACACCCAAAACCAGTTTACAAATACAagtctcctcctccacctcctcctGTTTACAAGTACAAGTCTCCTCCCCCACCCCCACCACACCCAAAACCAGTTTACAAATACAAGTCTCCTCCCCCACCCCCACCACACCCAAAACCAGTTTACAAGTACAagtctcctcctccac CCCCACCACACCCAAAACCAGTTTACAAGTACAAGTCTCCTCCACCACCCCCACCACACCCAGTACTCCCACCATATAAGTACAagtctcctcctcctccaccaccagTTTACAAGTACAAGTCTCCTCCACCACCCCcaccacacccacaaccacacCCCTAccctcaccctcaccctcacccacacccacacccacacccaaaACCAGTTTACAAGTACAAGTcccctcctccaccaccaccagttTACAAATACAAGTCTCCTCCACCACCCccaccacacccacacccacacccattaccacacccacacccacacccacacccacacccattACCACACCCACatccacacccacacccacacccagtTCCCCACCCAACACTCCCACCATACGCATATAagtctcctcctccacctcctccagTCTACAAGTACAAGTccccacctccaccaccaccacactaCATCTACTCATCACCCCCTCCTCCTCACTACTAG